Proteins co-encoded in one Gemmatimonadaceae bacterium genomic window:
- the efp gene encoding elongation factor P, with product MAVPATQIRKGMVIVFEGDPCRVIDFRHHTPGNLRAMVQTKMKNLRTGSNFEHRFRADDAIDKASMETHELEFLYQGGDTYHFMNLENYDQIEMDTEALGDNAPWMVPNMKIIAEYYDGRPIGIELPQYLVFEIVDTSPVMKTATKTASYKPAKLENGVTINVPEFIGTGERVRVNPSTGEYLDRAKD from the coding sequence ATGGCCGTTCCAGCCACGCAGATTCGCAAGGGCATGGTGATCGTCTTCGAGGGCGATCCCTGCCGCGTGATCGATTTCCGCCATCACACGCCGGGAAACCTGCGTGCGATGGTGCAGACGAAGATGAAGAACCTCCGCACGGGGTCCAACTTCGAGCACCGCTTCCGTGCCGACGACGCGATTGACAAGGCGTCGATGGAAACGCACGAGCTCGAGTTCCTGTACCAGGGCGGCGACACGTATCACTTCATGAATCTGGAGAACTACGACCAGATCGAGATGGACACCGAGGCGCTGGGCGACAACGCGCCGTGGATGGTCCCGAACATGAAGATCATCGCCGAGTACTACGATGGCCGGCCCATCGGGATCGAGCTGCCGCAGTACCTGGTGTTCGAGATCGTCGACACGTCGCCAGTGATGAAGACGGCGACCAAGACCGCCTCGTACAAGCCGGCGAAGCTGGAGAACGGCGTGACGATCAACGTTCCGGAGTTCATCGGGACCGGGGAGCGCGTGCGCGTGAACCCGAGCACGGGCGAGTACCTCGATCGGGCGAAGGACTGA